CCGATGGCTCAAAACTGGTGCTTGATGATAGCAAAAACGGCAAACTGGCCACGCAGGGCAAAACCGTGGTGCAGAAAACCGGCAGCGGTATGCTTTCTTACCTGTCGGCAACACTGGGGACAGGCTCAAACACAACCGAAGTAACTTATAATACCATCACCACCCCACGCGGCGGCCAATACCATGTTACCCTGCCAGATGGTACACAGGTTTGGCTTAACGCGGCATCATCACTAAAATTCCCTACAGCGTTTAATGGCAAGGAGCGTGATGTTGAACTAAGCGGCGAGGCTTATTTTGAAGTGGTTAAAAACAAAGCAATGCCATTCCATGTGGTTTCGGCGGGGCAAAACATAGAAGTACTCGGAACTCATTTTGATGTTAATGGATACCAGGACGAGGCTTCACTCAACACCACCTTGTTAGAAGGCTCGGTAAAAATCACCAAAGGTGCTTTATCGGCTATGCTCAGGCCTGGCCAGCAATCATCTATCAGCAATAATGAAATCAACGCGGCGATAAAAGTGAGCGAAGCTAACGATATTGACGAGGTTACAGCATGGAAAGACGGCAAATTCCATTTTAACGATACCGATATTAAAACTGTAATGCGCCAGCTTAGCCGCTGGTATGATGTGGATATTGAATATGAAGGCAAAATTGAAGCCGATGATGTTTTTACCGGCACCT
The sequence above is a segment of the Mucilaginibacter celer genome. Coding sequences within it:
- a CDS encoding FecR family protein, with the translated sequence MEEQELKKLISKYNLGIATPDERVLIENWYDELNGAEILKSDKELKGMKQDTYAALQTYIGTTQPKQYPAQNNKIITLTYVKWIAAAVLLSISITFYYYRQHSAQNATALALNDIAPGGNKAILTLADGSKLVLDDSKNGKLATQGKTVVQKTGSGMLSYLSATLGTGSNTTEVTYNTITTPRGGQYHVTLPDGTQVWLNAASSLKFPTAFNGKERDVELSGEAYFEVVKNKAMPFHVVSAGQNIEVLGTHFDVNGYQDEASLNTTLLEGSVKITKGALSAMLRPGQQSSISNNEINAAIKVSEANDIDEVTAWKDGKFHFNDTDIKTVMRQLSRWYDVDIEYEGKIEADDVFTGTFSRGMTLAKALKVLEFSGVNFKIEGRKIIVK